In Rhinopithecus roxellana isolate Shanxi Qingling chromosome 4, ASM756505v1, whole genome shotgun sequence, a single genomic region encodes these proteins:
- the PRL gene encoding prolactin isoform X1: protein MNIKGSPWKAGSLLLLLVSNLLLCQNVAPLPVCPGGAARCQVTLRDLFDRAVVLSHYIHNLSSEMFSEFDKRYTHGRGFITRTINSCHTSSLPTPEDKEQAQQINQKDFLSLIVSILRSWNEPLYHLVTEVRGMQEAPEAILSKAVEIEEQTKRLLEGMELIVSQVHPETKENEIYPVWSGLPSLQMADEESRLSAYYNLLHCLRRDSHKIDNYLKLLKCRIIHNNNC from the exons CAGGgtccctcctgctgctgctggtgtCAAACCTGCTCCTGTGCCAGAACGTGGCCCCGTTGCCCGTCTGTCCTGGTGGGGCTGCCAGATGCCAGGTGACCCTTCGAGACCTGTTTGACCGCGCAGTCGTCCTGTCCCACTACATCCATAACCTCTCCTCAGAAATGTTCAGCGAATTC GATAAACGGTATACCCATGGCCGGGGATTCATTACCAGGACCATTAACAGCTGCCACACTTCTTCCCTTCCCACCCCCGAAGACAAGGAGCAAGCCCAACAGATCAAT CAAAAAGACTTTCTGAGCCTGATAGTCAGCATTTTGCGATCCTGGAATGAGCCCCTGTATCATCTAGTCACAGAAGTACGTGGTATGCAAGAAGCCCCGGAGGCTATCTTATCCAAAGCCGTAGAGATCGAGGAGCAAACCAAACGGCTTCTAGAGGGCATGGAGCTGATAGTCAGCCAG GttcatcctgaaaccaaagaAAATGAGATCTACCCTGTCTGGTCGGGACTTCCATCCCTGCAGATGGCTGATGAAGAGTCTCGCCTTTCTGCTTATTATAACCTGCTCCACTGCCTACGCAGGGATTCACATAAGATCGACAATTATCTCAAGCTCCTGAAGTGCCGAATCATCCACAACAACAACTGCTAA
- the PRL gene encoding prolactin isoform X2: MNIKGSPWKGSLLLLLVSNLLLCQNVAPLPVCPGGAARCQVTLRDLFDRAVVLSHYIHNLSSEMFSEFDKRYTHGRGFITRTINSCHTSSLPTPEDKEQAQQINQKDFLSLIVSILRSWNEPLYHLVTEVRGMQEAPEAILSKAVEIEEQTKRLLEGMELIVSQVHPETKENEIYPVWSGLPSLQMADEESRLSAYYNLLHCLRRDSHKIDNYLKLLKCRIIHNNNC, from the exons GgtccctcctgctgctgctggtgtCAAACCTGCTCCTGTGCCAGAACGTGGCCCCGTTGCCCGTCTGTCCTGGTGGGGCTGCCAGATGCCAGGTGACCCTTCGAGACCTGTTTGACCGCGCAGTCGTCCTGTCCCACTACATCCATAACCTCTCCTCAGAAATGTTCAGCGAATTC GATAAACGGTATACCCATGGCCGGGGATTCATTACCAGGACCATTAACAGCTGCCACACTTCTTCCCTTCCCACCCCCGAAGACAAGGAGCAAGCCCAACAGATCAAT CAAAAAGACTTTCTGAGCCTGATAGTCAGCATTTTGCGATCCTGGAATGAGCCCCTGTATCATCTAGTCACAGAAGTACGTGGTATGCAAGAAGCCCCGGAGGCTATCTTATCCAAAGCCGTAGAGATCGAGGAGCAAACCAAACGGCTTCTAGAGGGCATGGAGCTGATAGTCAGCCAG GttcatcctgaaaccaaagaAAATGAGATCTACCCTGTCTGGTCGGGACTTCCATCCCTGCAGATGGCTGATGAAGAGTCTCGCCTTTCTGCTTATTATAACCTGCTCCACTGCCTACGCAGGGATTCACATAAGATCGACAATTATCTCAAGCTCCTGAAGTGCCGAATCATCCACAACAACAACTGCTAA